Proteins from one Eriocheir sinensis breed Jianghai 21 chromosome 27, ASM2467909v1, whole genome shotgun sequence genomic window:
- the LOC127004243 gene encoding uncharacterized protein LOC127004243 isoform X6, whose amino-acid sequence MSETKDTERYAPLTQDLVREALRKDKGEAAQLVSWRCKDFTNKGDNYACFVTSVSVQYKEEGQAEPRQVSYVAKIAHQVKSVMNSLMNEVFLKEGANFTEILPAANEALKELHMDPIRTAKGYSASYTLGQEVLILEDLRQRHFKMFERRRGMDVPHATLVLQELGRLHAASQLLETRMGCTLTEKWPILNEKWGSDDSSGMTVVFQKMIETQMEASAVIMEQIPNCEHVVEWIRKTKATGIDIFIDGTGPAGKFTALTHGDCWNNNILFRYDEAEYPVEVMLVDLQAMRRASVTADLSYFLYSSFTGDVRRNNLDTFLDTYYDSFCGVLRAAQVPLPFSREELGQEFMNKLTFGCVSGMILAPIVLSEDQDVMNFTEIDEENMDQVNNHRQEQIVRMSKREDGQLKDRYLDMFDDMVRAGIIADVRSRSAF is encoded by the exons A TGTCGGAGACGAAGGACACCGAGAGGTATGCGCCGCTGACACAAGACCTTGTCCGCGAGGCTCTGAGGAAGGACAAAGGCGAGGCGGCTCAGCTGGTCTCGTGGAGGTGCAAGGACTTCACCAACAAGGGCGACAACTACGCCTGCTTTGTGACCAGCGTCAGTGTCCAGTACAAGGAGGAAGGACAAGCGGAGCCCCGGCAAGTTTCGTATGTGGCCAAAATTGCCCACCAGGTAAAAAGCGTCATGAACAGCCTGATGAACGAAGTGTTCCTTAAGGAAGGCGCCAACTTCACTGAGATCCTGCCGGCAGCCAACGAGGCCCTGAAGGAGCTGCACATGGACCCCATCAG gACCGCCAAGGGCTACTCCGCCTCGTACACGCTTGGGCAGGAGGTGCTGATACTCGAGGACTTGAGACAACGACACTTCAAGATGTTTGAGAGGCGGCGGGGCATGGACGTGCCGCACGCCACTCTCGTCCTGCAGGAGCTGGGCAGACTCCACGCGGCCTCGCAGCTACTAGAGACGAGGATGGGCTGCACGCTGACAGAGAAATGGCCCATCCTAAATGAAAAGTGGGGGTCAGACGACAGCTCCGGAATGACTGTAGTGTTCCAAAAGATGATAGAGACACAGATGGAGGCGTCGGCCGTGATCATGGAGCAG ATTCCAAACTGCGAGCACGTGGTGGAGTGGATCAGGAAGACCAAGGCCACCGGGATAGACATCTTCATAGACGGCACAGGTCCTGCCGGCAAGTTCACGGCACTGACTCACGGAGACTGTTGGAACAACAACATTCTCTTCAG GTACGACGAGGCGGAGTATCCcgtggaggtgatgctggtggaCCTGCAGGCCATGCGGAGAGCCTCTGTGACTGCCGACCTCTCCTACTTCCTCTACTCCAGCTTCACCGGGGACGTTCGCAGGAACAACCTGGACACATTCCTTGACACCTACTACGACTCGTTCTGCGGCGTGCTGCGGGCGGCGCAGGTACCGTTGCCTTTTTCACGAGAAGAACTTGGCCAGGAATTCATGAACAAGCTCACCTTTGGCTGTGTTTCCGGCATGATCTTAGCGCCGATTGTACTGAGTGAAGACCAGGACGTGATGAACTTTacggaaatagatgaagaaaacatGGACCAAGTGAACAACCACCGACAGGAACAGATCGTCAGGATGAGCAAAAGAGAGGATGGACAACTGAAGGACAGATATCTGGACATGTTTGACGATATGGTGCGAGCAGGAATCATCGCTGATGTTCGATCTCGATCTGCATTTTAG
- the LOC127004243 gene encoding uncharacterized protein LOC127004243 isoform X4, whose protein sequence is MKHGILFVSETKDTERYAPLTQDLVREALRKDKGEAAQLVSWRCKDFTNKGDNYACFVTSVSVQYKEEGQAEPRQVSYVAKIAHQVKSVMNSLMNEVFLKEGANFTEILPAANEALKELHMDPIRTAKGYSASYTLGQEVLILEDLRQRHFKMFERRRGMDVPHATLVLQELGRLHAASQLLETRMGCTLTEKWPILNEKWGSDDSSGMTVVFQKMIETQMEASAVIMEQIPNCEHVVEWIRKTKATGIDIFIDGTGPAGKFTALTHGDCWNNNILFRYDEAEYPVEVMLVDLQAMRRASVTADLSYFLYSSFTGDVRRNNLDTFLDTYYDSFCGVLRAAQVPLPFSREELGQEFMNKLTFGCVSGMILAPIVLSEDQDVMNFTEIDEENMDQVNNHRQEQIVRMSKREDGQLKDRYLDMFDDMVRAGIIADVRSRSAF, encoded by the exons ATGAAACATGGCATTTTATttg TGTCGGAGACGAAGGACACCGAGAGGTATGCGCCGCTGACACAAGACCTTGTCCGCGAGGCTCTGAGGAAGGACAAAGGCGAGGCGGCTCAGCTGGTCTCGTGGAGGTGCAAGGACTTCACCAACAAGGGCGACAACTACGCCTGCTTTGTGACCAGCGTCAGTGTCCAGTACAAGGAGGAAGGACAAGCGGAGCCCCGGCAAGTTTCGTATGTGGCCAAAATTGCCCACCAGGTAAAAAGCGTCATGAACAGCCTGATGAACGAAGTGTTCCTTAAGGAAGGCGCCAACTTCACTGAGATCCTGCCGGCAGCCAACGAGGCCCTGAAGGAGCTGCACATGGACCCCATCAG gACCGCCAAGGGCTACTCCGCCTCGTACACGCTTGGGCAGGAGGTGCTGATACTCGAGGACTTGAGACAACGACACTTCAAGATGTTTGAGAGGCGGCGGGGCATGGACGTGCCGCACGCCACTCTCGTCCTGCAGGAGCTGGGCAGACTCCACGCGGCCTCGCAGCTACTAGAGACGAGGATGGGCTGCACGCTGACAGAGAAATGGCCCATCCTAAATGAAAAGTGGGGGTCAGACGACAGCTCCGGAATGACTGTAGTGTTCCAAAAGATGATAGAGACACAGATGGAGGCGTCGGCCGTGATCATGGAGCAG ATTCCAAACTGCGAGCACGTGGTGGAGTGGATCAGGAAGACCAAGGCCACCGGGATAGACATCTTCATAGACGGCACAGGTCCTGCCGGCAAGTTCACGGCACTGACTCACGGAGACTGTTGGAACAACAACATTCTCTTCAG GTACGACGAGGCGGAGTATCCcgtggaggtgatgctggtggaCCTGCAGGCCATGCGGAGAGCCTCTGTGACTGCCGACCTCTCCTACTTCCTCTACTCCAGCTTCACCGGGGACGTTCGCAGGAACAACCTGGACACATTCCTTGACACCTACTACGACTCGTTCTGCGGCGTGCTGCGGGCGGCGCAGGTACCGTTGCCTTTTTCACGAGAAGAACTTGGCCAGGAATTCATGAACAAGCTCACCTTTGGCTGTGTTTCCGGCATGATCTTAGCGCCGATTGTACTGAGTGAAGACCAGGACGTGATGAACTTTacggaaatagatgaagaaaacatGGACCAAGTGAACAACCACCGACAGGAACAGATCGTCAGGATGAGCAAAAGAGAGGATGGACAACTGAAGGACAGATATCTGGACATGTTTGACGATATGGTGCGAGCAGGAATCATCGCTGATGTTCGATCTCGATCTGCATTTTAG
- the LOC127004243 gene encoding uncharacterized protein LOC127004243 isoform X1, giving the protein MVMSMPVPWLSFASPPLFTVSETKDTERYAPLTQDLVREALRKDKGEAAQLVSWRCKDFTNKGDNYACFVTSVSVQYKEEGQAEPRQVSYVAKIAHQVKSVMNSLMNEVFLKEGANFTEILPAANEALKELHMDPIRTAKGYSASYTLGQEVLILEDLRQRHFKMFERRRGMDVPHATLVLQELGRLHAASQLLETRMGCTLTEKWPILNEKWGSDDSSGMTVVFQKMIETQMEASAVIMEQIPNCEHVVEWIRKTKATGIDIFIDGTGPAGKFTALTHGDCWNNNILFRYDEAEYPVEVMLVDLQAMRRASVTADLSYFLYSSFTGDVRRNNLDTFLDTYYDSFCGVLRAAQVPLPFSREELGQEFMNKLTFGCVSGMILAPIVLSEDQDVMNFTEIDEENMDQVNNHRQEQIVRMSKREDGQLKDRYLDMFDDMVRAGIIADVRSRSAF; this is encoded by the exons ATGGTGATGAGCATGCCAGTGCCTTGGTTGAGCTTTGCTTCTCCTCCCCTGTTTACGG TGTCGGAGACGAAGGACACCGAGAGGTATGCGCCGCTGACACAAGACCTTGTCCGCGAGGCTCTGAGGAAGGACAAAGGCGAGGCGGCTCAGCTGGTCTCGTGGAGGTGCAAGGACTTCACCAACAAGGGCGACAACTACGCCTGCTTTGTGACCAGCGTCAGTGTCCAGTACAAGGAGGAAGGACAAGCGGAGCCCCGGCAAGTTTCGTATGTGGCCAAAATTGCCCACCAGGTAAAAAGCGTCATGAACAGCCTGATGAACGAAGTGTTCCTTAAGGAAGGCGCCAACTTCACTGAGATCCTGCCGGCAGCCAACGAGGCCCTGAAGGAGCTGCACATGGACCCCATCAG gACCGCCAAGGGCTACTCCGCCTCGTACACGCTTGGGCAGGAGGTGCTGATACTCGAGGACTTGAGACAACGACACTTCAAGATGTTTGAGAGGCGGCGGGGCATGGACGTGCCGCACGCCACTCTCGTCCTGCAGGAGCTGGGCAGACTCCACGCGGCCTCGCAGCTACTAGAGACGAGGATGGGCTGCACGCTGACAGAGAAATGGCCCATCCTAAATGAAAAGTGGGGGTCAGACGACAGCTCCGGAATGACTGTAGTGTTCCAAAAGATGATAGAGACACAGATGGAGGCGTCGGCCGTGATCATGGAGCAG ATTCCAAACTGCGAGCACGTGGTGGAGTGGATCAGGAAGACCAAGGCCACCGGGATAGACATCTTCATAGACGGCACAGGTCCTGCCGGCAAGTTCACGGCACTGACTCACGGAGACTGTTGGAACAACAACATTCTCTTCAG GTACGACGAGGCGGAGTATCCcgtggaggtgatgctggtggaCCTGCAGGCCATGCGGAGAGCCTCTGTGACTGCCGACCTCTCCTACTTCCTCTACTCCAGCTTCACCGGGGACGTTCGCAGGAACAACCTGGACACATTCCTTGACACCTACTACGACTCGTTCTGCGGCGTGCTGCGGGCGGCGCAGGTACCGTTGCCTTTTTCACGAGAAGAACTTGGCCAGGAATTCATGAACAAGCTCACCTTTGGCTGTGTTTCCGGCATGATCTTAGCGCCGATTGTACTGAGTGAAGACCAGGACGTGATGAACTTTacggaaatagatgaagaaaacatGGACCAAGTGAACAACCACCGACAGGAACAGATCGTCAGGATGAGCAAAAGAGAGGATGGACAACTGAAGGACAGATATCTGGACATGTTTGACGATATGGTGCGAGCAGGAATCATCGCTGATGTTCGATCTCGATCTGCATTTTAG
- the LOC127004243 gene encoding uncharacterized protein LOC127004243 isoform X3 produces MVMSMPVPWLSFASPPLFTVSETKDTERYAPLTQDLVREALRKDKGEAAQLVSWRCKDFTNKGDNYACFVTSVSVQYKEEGQAEPRQVSYVAKIAHQVKSVMNSLMNEVFLKEGANFTEILPAANEALKELHMDPIRTAKGYSASYTLGQEVLILEDLRQRHFKMHYERRRGLDVPHATLVLQELGRLHAASQLLETRMGCTLTEKWPILKETWFSDNYGMTELFQHMVVAQMEASAVIMEQIPNCEHVVEWIRKTKALGMDIFMNGIGPAGKFTALTHGDCWTNNILFRYDEAGAPVEVMLVDLQATRRVSVAADLSYFLYSSFTGDVRRNNLDTFLDTYYDSFCGVLRAAQVPLPFSREELGQEFMNKLTFGCISGIVLLPCVLCEDQDVMNFVEIDEENMDHMSNLRQEQIVRMGTRKDGHLKGRLVDMFDDMVRAGIIVDTPSSS; encoded by the exons ATGGTGATGAGCATGCCAGTGCCTTGGTTGAGCTTTGCTTCTCCTCCCCTGTTTACGG TGTCGGAGACGAAGGACACCGAGAGGTATGCGCCGCTGACACAAGACCTTGTCCGCGAGGCTCTGAGGAAGGACAAAGGCGAGGCGGCTCAGCTGGTCTCGTGGAGGTGCAAGGACTTCACCAACAAGGGCGACAACTACGCCTGCTTTGTGACCAGCGTCAGTGTCCAGTACAAGGAGGAAGGACAAGCGGAGCCCCGGCAAGTTTCGTATGTGGCCAAAATTGCCCACCAGGTAAAAAGCGTCATGAACAGCCTGATGAACGAAGTGTTCCTTAAGGAAGGCGCCAACTTCACTGAGATCCTGCCGGCAGCCAACGAGGCCCTGAAGGAGCTGCACATGGACCCCATCAG gACCGCCAAGGGCTACTCCGCCTCGTACACGCTTGGGCAGGAGGTGCTGATACTCGAGGACTTGAGACAACGACACTTTAAGATGCACTACGAGAGGCGGCGGGGCTTGGACGTGCCGCACGCCACCCTCGTCCTGCAGGAGCTGGGCAGACTCCACGCGGCCTCGCAGCTACTAGAGACGAGGATGGGTTGCACGCTGACAGAGAAATGGCCCATCCTAAAAGAAACGTGGTTCAGCGACAACTACGGGATGACTGAACTATTCCAACATATGGTTGTGGCTCAGATGGAAGCGTCGGCCGTGATCATGGAGCAG ATTCCAAACTGCGAGCACGTGGTTGAGTGGATCAGGAAGACCAAGGCCCTTGGGATGGACATCTTCATGAATGGCATTGGTCCTGCCGGCAAGTTCACGGCGTTGACGCATGGAGACTGTTGGACCAACAACATTCTCTTCAG GTACGACGAGGCGGGGGCGCCagtggaggtgatgctggtggaCCTGCAGGCTACGCGGAGAGTCTCGGTGGCTGCCGACCTCTCCTACTTCCTCTACTCCAGCTTCACCGGGGACGTTCGCAGGAACAACCTGGACACGTTCCTTGACACCTACTACGATTCGTTCTGCGGCGTGCTGCGGGCGGCGCAGGTACCGTTGCCTTTCTCTCGAGAAGAACTTGGCCAGGAATTCATGAACAAGCTTACCTTTGGCTGTATTTCCGGAATTGTCTTATTGCCCTGTGTACTGTGTGAGGACCAGGATGTGATGAACTTTGTGGAGATAGATGAAGAAAACATGGACCATATGAGCAACCTCCGCCAAGAACAGATCGTCAGGATGGGCACCAGGAAGGATGGACACCTGAAGGGCAGACTTGTGGACATGTTTGACGATATGGTGCGAGCAGGAATCATCGTTGATACTCCATCTTCATCTTAG
- the LOC127004243 gene encoding uncharacterized protein LOC127004243 isoform X2 has translation MVMSMPVPWLSFASPPLFTVSETKDTERYAPLTQDLVREALRKDKGEAAQLVSWRCKDFTNKGDNYACFVTSVSVQYKEEGQAEPRQVSYVAKIAHQVKSVMNSLMNEVFLKEGANFTEILPAANEALKELHMDPIRTAKGYSASYTLGQEVLILEDLRQRHFKMHYERRRGLDVPHATLVLQELGRLHAASQLLETRMGCTLTEKWPILKETWFSDNYGMTELFQHMVVAQMEASAVIMEQIPNCEHVVEWIRKTKATGIDIFIDGTGPAGKFTALTHGDCWNNNILFRYDEAEYPVEVMLVDLQAMRRASVTADLSYFLYSSFTGDVRRNNLDTFLDTYYDSFCGVLRAAQVPLPFSREELGQEFMNKLTFGCVSGMILAPIVLSEDQDVMNFTEIDEENMDQVNNHRQEQIVRMSKREDGQLKDRYLDMFDDMVRAGIIADVRSRSAF, from the exons ATGGTGATGAGCATGCCAGTGCCTTGGTTGAGCTTTGCTTCTCCTCCCCTGTTTACGG TGTCGGAGACGAAGGACACCGAGAGGTATGCGCCGCTGACACAAGACCTTGTCCGCGAGGCTCTGAGGAAGGACAAAGGCGAGGCGGCTCAGCTGGTCTCGTGGAGGTGCAAGGACTTCACCAACAAGGGCGACAACTACGCCTGCTTTGTGACCAGCGTCAGTGTCCAGTACAAGGAGGAAGGACAAGCGGAGCCCCGGCAAGTTTCGTATGTGGCCAAAATTGCCCACCAGGTAAAAAGCGTCATGAACAGCCTGATGAACGAAGTGTTCCTTAAGGAAGGCGCCAACTTCACTGAGATCCTGCCGGCAGCCAACGAGGCCCTGAAGGAGCTGCACATGGACCCCATCAG gACCGCCAAGGGCTACTCCGCCTCGTACACGCTTGGGCAGGAGGTGCTGATACTCGAGGACTTGAGACAACGACACTTTAAGATGCACTACGAGAGGCGGCGGGGCTTGGACGTGCCGCACGCCACCCTCGTCCTGCAGGAGCTGGGCAGACTCCACGCGGCCTCGCAGCTACTAGAGACGAGGATGGGTTGCACGCTGACAGAGAAATGGCCCATCCTAAAAGAAACGTGGTTCAGCGACAACTACGGGATGACTGAACTATTCCAACATATGGTTGTGGCTCAGATGGAAGCGTCGGCCGTGATCATGGAGCAG ATTCCAAACTGCGAGCACGTGGTGGAGTGGATCAGGAAGACCAAGGCCACCGGGATAGACATCTTCATAGACGGCACAGGTCCTGCCGGCAAGTTCACGGCACTGACTCACGGAGACTGTTGGAACAACAACATTCTCTTCAG GTACGACGAGGCGGAGTATCCcgtggaggtgatgctggtggaCCTGCAGGCCATGCGGAGAGCCTCTGTGACTGCCGACCTCTCCTACTTCCTCTACTCCAGCTTCACCGGGGACGTTCGCAGGAACAACCTGGACACATTCCTTGACACCTACTACGACTCGTTCTGCGGCGTGCTGCGGGCGGCGCAGGTACCGTTGCCTTTTTCACGAGAAGAACTTGGCCAGGAATTCATGAACAAGCTCACCTTTGGCTGTGTTTCCGGCATGATCTTAGCGCCGATTGTACTGAGTGAAGACCAGGACGTGATGAACTTTacggaaatagatgaagaaaacatGGACCAAGTGAACAACCACCGACAGGAACAGATCGTCAGGATGAGCAAAAGAGAGGATGGACAACTGAAGGACAGATATCTGGACATGTTTGACGATATGGTGCGAGCAGGAATCATCGCTGATGTTCGATCTCGATCTGCATTTTAG
- the LOC127004243 gene encoding uncharacterized protein LOC127004243 isoform X5 produces the protein MSETEDTKRYGPLTQDLVREALRKDKGEAAQLVSWKCKDFTKKGDNYACFVTSVNVQYKEEGQAEPRQVSYVVKIAHQMKGGMAKLMNDVFLKEGVNFNEILPVACEALKELHMDPIRTAKGYSASYTLGQEVLILEDLRQRHFKMFERRRGMDVPHATLVLQELGRLHAASQLLETRMGCTLTEKWPILNEKWGSDDSSGMTVVFQKMIETQMEASAVIMEQIPNCEHVVEWIRKTKATGIDIFIDGTGPAGKFTALTHGDCWNNNILFRYDEAEYPVEVMLVDLQAMRRASVTADLSYFLYSSFTGDVRRNNLDTFLDTYYDSFCGVLRAAQVPLPFSREELGQEFMNKLTFGCVSGMILAPIVLSEDQDVMNFTEIDEENMDQVNNHRQEQIVRMSKREDGQLKDRYLDMFDDMVRAGIIADVRSRSAF, from the exons A TGTCGGAGACGGAGGACACCAAGAGGTACGGGCCGCTGACACAAGACCTTGTCCGCGAGGCTCTGAGGAAGGACAAAGGCGAGGCGGCTCAGCTGGTGTCGTGGAAATGCAAGGACTTCACCAAGAAGGGCGACAACTACGCCTGCTTTGTGACCAGCGTCAATGTCCAGTACAAGGAGGAGGGACAAGCGGAGCCACGGCAAGTTTCGTATGTGGTCAAAATTGCCCACCAGATGAAAGGTGGCATGGCCAAGCTGATGAACGACGTGTTCTTGAAGGAAGGTGTAAACTTCAATGAGATCCTGCCGGTAGCCTGCGAGGCCCTGAAGGAGCTGCACATGGACCCCATCAG gACCGCCAAGGGCTACTCCGCCTCGTACACGCTTGGGCAGGAGGTGCTGATACTCGAGGACTTGAGACAACGACACTTCAAGATGTTTGAGAGGCGGCGGGGCATGGACGTGCCGCACGCCACTCTCGTCCTGCAGGAGCTGGGCAGACTCCACGCGGCCTCGCAGCTACTAGAGACGAGGATGGGCTGCACGCTGACAGAGAAATGGCCCATCCTAAATGAAAAGTGGGGGTCAGACGACAGCTCCGGAATGACTGTAGTGTTCCAAAAGATGATAGAGACACAGATGGAGGCGTCGGCCGTGATCATGGAGCAG ATTCCAAACTGCGAGCACGTGGTGGAGTGGATCAGGAAGACCAAGGCCACCGGGATAGACATCTTCATAGACGGCACAGGTCCTGCCGGCAAGTTCACGGCACTGACTCACGGAGACTGTTGGAACAACAACATTCTCTTCAG GTACGACGAGGCGGAGTATCCcgtggaggtgatgctggtggaCCTGCAGGCCATGCGGAGAGCCTCTGTGACTGCCGACCTCTCCTACTTCCTCTACTCCAGCTTCACCGGGGACGTTCGCAGGAACAACCTGGACACATTCCTTGACACCTACTACGACTCGTTCTGCGGCGTGCTGCGGGCGGCGCAGGTACCGTTGCCTTTTTCACGAGAAGAACTTGGCCAGGAATTCATGAACAAGCTCACCTTTGGCTGTGTTTCCGGCATGATCTTAGCGCCGATTGTACTGAGTGAAGACCAGGACGTGATGAACTTTacggaaatagatgaagaaaacatGGACCAAGTGAACAACCACCGACAGGAACAGATCGTCAGGATGAGCAAAAGAGAGGATGGACAACTGAAGGACAGATATCTGGACATGTTTGACGATATGGTGCGAGCAGGAATCATCGCTGATGTTCGATCTCGATCTGCATTTTAG
- the LOC127004245 gene encoding uncharacterized protein LOC127004245 isoform X2, whose product MSETENTKLYWPLTEDLVLEALRKDKGEAAQLVLWRCKDFTKKGDNYVCFVTSVSVEYKEEGQAEPRHVSYVAKIAHQMKGGMTKMRNDVFLKEGASYIEILPAANEALKELHMDAIRTAKGYSASYTLGQEVLILEDLRQRHFKMFGRRRGMDVPHATLVLQELGRLQAASQLLETRMGCALTEKWPILNETWVSDDNSEMSAVFQKMIETQMEASAVIMEQIPNSEHIVSWLRKNKATGRDIIKDATGPAGKFTVMTHGDCWTNNILFRYDELGAPVEVMLVDLQCAGRASMAVDLAYFLYSSFTGDVRRNNLDTFLDTYYDSFCGVLRAAQVPLPFSREELGQEFMNKLTCGCIFGMILLPIVLSEEQDVISFAEMDEANMDQMSSHRQEQIVRMSKREDGQLKGRYKDMFDDMVRAGLITDAPAASS is encoded by the exons A TGTCGGAGACGGAGAACACCAAGTTGTACTGGCCGTTGACAGAAGATCTTGTTCTCGAGGCTCTGAGGAAGGACAAAGGCGAGGCGGCTCAGCTGGTGTTGTGGAGGTGCAAGGACTTCACCAAGAAGGGCGACAACTATGTCTGCTTTGTGACCAGCGTCAGTGTCGAGTACAAGGAGGAGGGACAAGCGGAGCCCCGGCATGTATCGTATGTGGCCAAAATTGCCCACCAGATGAAAGGCGGCATGACCAAGATGAGGAACGACGTGTTCCTGAAGGAAGGCGCCAGCTACATTGAGATCCTGCCGGCAGCCAACGAGGCCCTGAAGGAGCTGCACATGGACGCCATCAG gACCGCCAAGGGCTACTCCGCCTCGTACACGCTTGGGCAGGAGGTGCTGATACTCGAGGACTTGAGACAACGACACTTCAAGATGTTTGGGAGGCGGCGGGGCATGGACGTGCCGCACGCCACCCTCGTCCTGCAGGAGCTGGGCAGACTCCAAGCTGCATCGCAGCTACTAGAAACGAGGATGGGCTGCGCGCTGACAGAGAAATGGCCCATCCTAAATGAAACGTGGGTGTCAGACGACAACTCCGAAATGAGTGCAGTGTTCCAAAAGATGATAGAGACACAGATGGAAGCGTCGGCCGTGATCATGGAGCAG ATTCCAAACAGTGAGCACATAGTGTCGTGGCTCAGGAAGAACAAGGCCACCGGGAGAGACATCATCAAGGACGCCACTGGTCCTGCCGGCAAGTTCACGGTGATGACGCATGGAGACTGTTGGACCAACAACATTCTCTTCAG GTACGACGAGTTGGGAGCGCCcgtggaggtgatgctggtggaCCTGCAGTGCGCGGGGAGAGCCTCGATGGCTGTCGACCTCGCCTACTTCCTCTACTCCAGCTTCACCGGGGACGTTCGCAGGAACAACTTGGACACGTTCCTTGACACCTACTACGACTCGTTCTGCGGCGTGCTGCGGGCGGCGCAGGTACCATTGCCTTTCTCTCGAGAAGAACTTGGCCAGGAATTCATGAACAAACTCACCTGTGGCTGCATCTTCGGCATGATCTTATTGCCGATTGTACTGAGTGAGGAGCAGGACGTGATTAGCTTTGCGGAAATGGATGAAGCAAACATGGACCAAATGTCCAGCCATCGCCAAGAACAGATCGTCAGGATGAGCAAGAGAGAGGATGGACAACTGAAGGGCAGATATAAGGACATGTTTGACGATATGGTGCGAGCAGGACTTATCACTGATGCCCCAGCTGCATCTTCGTGA
- the LOC127004245 gene encoding uncharacterized protein LOC127004245 isoform X1, whose amino-acid sequence MSPSRFLVVSETENTKLYWPLTEDLVLEALRKDKGEAAQLVLWRCKDFTKKGDNYVCFVTSVSVEYKEEGQAEPRHVSYVAKIAHQMKGGMTKMRNDVFLKEGASYIEILPAANEALKELHMDAIRTAKGYSASYTLGQEVLILEDLRQRHFKMFGRRRGMDVPHATLVLQELGRLQAASQLLETRMGCALTEKWPILNETWVSDDNSEMSAVFQKMIETQMEASAVIMEQIPNSEHIVSWLRKNKATGRDIIKDATGPAGKFTVMTHGDCWTNNILFRYDELGAPVEVMLVDLQCAGRASMAVDLAYFLYSSFTGDVRRNNLDTFLDTYYDSFCGVLRAAQVPLPFSREELGQEFMNKLTCGCIFGMILLPIVLSEEQDVISFAEMDEANMDQMSSHRQEQIVRMSKREDGQLKGRYKDMFDDMVRAGLITDAPAASS is encoded by the exons ATGAGCCCTTCCAGGTTTCTTGTTG TGTCGGAGACGGAGAACACCAAGTTGTACTGGCCGTTGACAGAAGATCTTGTTCTCGAGGCTCTGAGGAAGGACAAAGGCGAGGCGGCTCAGCTGGTGTTGTGGAGGTGCAAGGACTTCACCAAGAAGGGCGACAACTATGTCTGCTTTGTGACCAGCGTCAGTGTCGAGTACAAGGAGGAGGGACAAGCGGAGCCCCGGCATGTATCGTATGTGGCCAAAATTGCCCACCAGATGAAAGGCGGCATGACCAAGATGAGGAACGACGTGTTCCTGAAGGAAGGCGCCAGCTACATTGAGATCCTGCCGGCAGCCAACGAGGCCCTGAAGGAGCTGCACATGGACGCCATCAG gACCGCCAAGGGCTACTCCGCCTCGTACACGCTTGGGCAGGAGGTGCTGATACTCGAGGACTTGAGACAACGACACTTCAAGATGTTTGGGAGGCGGCGGGGCATGGACGTGCCGCACGCCACCCTCGTCCTGCAGGAGCTGGGCAGACTCCAAGCTGCATCGCAGCTACTAGAAACGAGGATGGGCTGCGCGCTGACAGAGAAATGGCCCATCCTAAATGAAACGTGGGTGTCAGACGACAACTCCGAAATGAGTGCAGTGTTCCAAAAGATGATAGAGACACAGATGGAAGCGTCGGCCGTGATCATGGAGCAG ATTCCAAACAGTGAGCACATAGTGTCGTGGCTCAGGAAGAACAAGGCCACCGGGAGAGACATCATCAAGGACGCCACTGGTCCTGCCGGCAAGTTCACGGTGATGACGCATGGAGACTGTTGGACCAACAACATTCTCTTCAG GTACGACGAGTTGGGAGCGCCcgtggaggtgatgctggtggaCCTGCAGTGCGCGGGGAGAGCCTCGATGGCTGTCGACCTCGCCTACTTCCTCTACTCCAGCTTCACCGGGGACGTTCGCAGGAACAACTTGGACACGTTCCTTGACACCTACTACGACTCGTTCTGCGGCGTGCTGCGGGCGGCGCAGGTACCATTGCCTTTCTCTCGAGAAGAACTTGGCCAGGAATTCATGAACAAACTCACCTGTGGCTGCATCTTCGGCATGATCTTATTGCCGATTGTACTGAGTGAGGAGCAGGACGTGATTAGCTTTGCGGAAATGGATGAAGCAAACATGGACCAAATGTCCAGCCATCGCCAAGAACAGATCGTCAGGATGAGCAAGAGAGAGGATGGACAACTGAAGGGCAGATATAAGGACATGTTTGACGATATGGTGCGAGCAGGACTTATCACTGATGCCCCAGCTGCATCTTCGTGA